The Polyangium spumosum DNA window GTAGCAGACGCTCGCGATGAGGACGGCGATCTCGGTGCGCAGCTCGGCGGGGCCGCCCTCGCCGAGGGCCACGCGCGCCGCGTCGAGCGCGGAGAGGGCGCGGCGGAGGGTGAAGGCGGAGTCGGGGCCGGGGGCTTGCCACTGGAGGCGGGCGAGGTCGACGAGCAGCCGGACGCGGAGGACGCGGCGCTCGCGCGTGGGCGGGAGGTTCTCGAGCAGGGCGAGGGCGCGGCTGCCGTGGGCGAGGGCCTGGGTGAAGGCGCCCATCGCGGCGGCCTTCTCGGCGGCGGCGCGATAACGCTCGACGCTGGCCTCGATCTCGCCGGCGGCGGCGAGGTGCCCGGCGGCGCGGGCGTCGTCGCCGCGTGGCGCGGGTGCGGGGGTGGGATCGGGCACGGCCGGCGGCGCCTCGGGCGGCGCGGCGCGGATCGAGACGACCGGCGGTGGCGGCGGGCTCCCGATCCAGGCGAACGCGGGTGCGGGCTCGTCCGCGGTCGTGGCCTCGGTCGGGGCTTCTTCCGCGGGCGGGGCTTGCGTGGCGTTGGCCTCGGGGGCGGGCGCCTCGGCTTTGTCGAAGAGCTCCGCGTAGGGCGGGGCGCCGGGGGTACGCGCGGGCCGCTCGGGCACGGCGTCGGCCTCGGGAGTGGCCTCGGGAGCGGCTTCGGGAGCAGCTTCGGGAGCGGCAGCGGCAGCTTCCGCGACCGCGGGCTCCGCCGGCGCCTCCGTGACGACCTCCACCTCGGTCTTCAGCATCGACGCGAGCATCCGGTGCCACGCGTTCGCCAGCGACGGCAGCGTCGAGCTCGTCAGCGCCGCGACCACCGGCTCGGGCAGGTGAAAGCGCCCTTCGCCCTGGTCCTCGATTGGCACTCCGAGGTCGGCGGCTCGTTGCAACACGTCGAGCACGTCGAGCGGGCTCTGCCCGACGAGCGCGGACACGAGCCCCACCTCGAAGCCCGAGCCCACCGTCGCTCCCGCGCGCAGGACCCGCAGCACGTCCGGCGGCAGCACGCGCGGCGAGAATGCGGGGGCGGGCGGCGCGGCCGGCGTGGCTTCGGCGGGCGGCGCGGCGGGGCGGACGATCGCCTCGTGGCCTTCGGCCGTGGCGAGCGCTTCGAGCAGGGCCGCGGCGGGGCCCGTGGGTTCGGCGCGGAAGGCGAGCAGGAGCGGCAGCTTCAGCCAGCCGGTCCGCAGGACAAGCGCGCGCAGCGCCTCCAGCGTGGGGACGTCGGCGGCCTCGACGGCCTCGAACACGAGCACGGCGGGCCGACCGATCTCCGCGGCGAAGCGGTTGCCGAGCTCGACGAGCTCCGCGCCTTCGGCCTGACCGGGCATCTCGCCGAGCAGCCGGCGCCGGAGGCCGGAGACGACCCGATCCCGCGCCTCTGCGAAGAGCGGATGGGGCGCGCCGAGCAAGCGCTCGAGCTTGCCGCGCGCGTCGGCGAGCGGACCGAGCGTCGTCTGGGGGACATCGCAACGCACGCGGACGACGCAGGCGCCGAGCGACGCGGGCGGCTCGGGGGGCGGGGCCCCGACGAGGGCCGTGTGTTTGCCTTGGGAGAGACGTTGCCAGAGCGTTTCGGTGGGGATGGGGTCGGTCGGCATGGGCAAAACCTCTCGGAGGAGAGCGGGGGATCCGGGAGGCATTTGTCAAGGCATTTTCTCTGGAGCGAGGCGACCGCGGGAGGGGAGGGCGCGTGTCAGGGCTTCGACTCGTCCGCGCCGAGATCCGGGCCAGCGCCCAGCGTGTGTGGCTCGGCGTCGATGTCGAGGCCCGCCTCGTCGAGCGGGACCCCCTTGTCGATGGCGGGCGTCGCGGCGGGCGTCAGGTGGAAGTCCGCGCCGCCGGGGTTCACGAAAAACGACAGGGGCACGTCCTCGAGGTTCGTGTCGACCTGCCCGCTCGCCCCGTCTCGCTGCGTGATCCGGCTCGTCAGGTTGTTGCGGAGGATGACCGACGTGACGGGGAATCGATAATCGATCCCGCTGAAGAAGCCGGAAGCGCCCGGCCCGCGGATGACCGTGTTGTGGTGGACGCGGGGCTCGCGCGCCTCGGCGATCTCGATTCCCGTGTCGAAGCCGGCGATGTCGCCGTAGACCACGTTGTTGCGGATGATGCCGTCGTAATGGGCGAGCGAGGCGTCTCCGTGCGGGTCGTCCGGGTAGTTTCGCTGGCCTCCCCCGTTCCCCAGGCCGAAGCCGATGCCGCGGGCGCAATCGACGATCACGTTGTTCTCGACCAGCGTATCGCGCGACCCCTTCCAGAAATGGATCGCGTGCTCGGCGAGCCCGCTCTCGCAGTAGATCCCCTGAAAGCGGTTGTTCCGGACCGTCCATTTCCACCCCGCGTGGACGTCGATGCCGCCCGTGTAGCAGCCGCCGCAGCAGGACTCGACGTGCGGGCGGCCTGCGTCGGTCAGCTCGAACGAGGAGCACTCGATCCGGCCCTCGTCGACATACCCCTCCTGTCCCCCGATGGGGTTCACCTTGACGAATTGCTCGCCGCCGTCGATGAGGCGCAGCCCGTACAGGAAGGTCCCTTTCACGTCGACGCCCGCCCCGGGTGGATAGGCGTGAATCGGGTGATCGACCGCGCGCGTGACGGTCACGTGGGCGATCGTGACGTTCGACGCCGTGATCACGATCGTCTCGTTGACCGTGTACGCCCCGTCGATCACCACGTCTTCGGCCTTGTCCGTGGCCGAGCGCAGGGTGACGTCGGGCGTCTTGAACGGGAGCGACGTGGGAATGGCATACGTGCCCGTCGCGAGCACGATCGTCGTGCCGCTCGCGGCGCCCGCGACGATGCCGGGCAGCTCGCCGGCCTGCGAGGGGTCCACCTCGATCGTGGGGCCGGCGGGCTTCGGGAGTGGTTCACACGCGAGGGACGTGGGCCCGCCGCCGCCCGCGCCCCCGCTGCCGGCCTCGCCGCCGGCCCCGCCTCCGCCGGCCGCGCCGCCGCCGCCCGCGCCCGCGCCTTCGGTCGTCGTGTTGCCTTGGCTCGTCCCTGCCCCGGAGCCGCCGCACGCATGAAGAAAGAACAGAATTCCAAGGGTCGAGAAGCTTGATTTCCGCATGACACGTCCTCTTGACGCCCCGCCGTCGTACCGGGTAGCGTCGTTCGGCAGGCTACATGCCATGCGAAAGAAAGGGTGGGGGTTTCCGTGAACGACATGTTGGATGCAAGCCCGGCGCCGCCTTCGGGGTGGCTGTTCCGCCTCAAGCGCGCGGCCTCGATGATGTTCATCGCCTCGATGCCCGTGTTCGGGCTCGGCGTGCTCTCGGGCTGCGCCTGGAAGCCGACGATCCTGCGCGTGGATCCGGCGTTCACCTCCAAGGACCTCGTCACGGGGCGGATCGTGATCATGCCCGTGAAGTTCGACACCGAGAAGGTGGGCCCCCGGGAGCGCGCCCTGATGGCCGCGCAGTTCATCCGCGCGGCCCGGCAGAATCGTCAGGACATCCCGATCGCGAGCAACGCCGAGCATGATCGGGCCCTGCAGGGGGCGCTCGAAGAAGAGAGCAAGTTCCTGCGTGTCTACGAGGAGGGCGGCACGGACCCGAGCCGCCTCGCCAATCTGAAGGCGTCCCTCGACGCTCGTTATTTCGTCCTGTCGCGCCTGAAGTACGAGCAATCCGTCCACGGCGGGGGGCGCATGGGCGGCAATACCGTCGAATCCACGCTCACGGGGAAGGTGTCGCTCGTCGATACGACCTCGGGGGCCGTCGTGTGGGAGGGGGAGTTCTCGAGCACGCGGAGCGGCGTCGACACGATGGTCGATCCCCACCCCTCCGCGCACGCATTGCCGTTTTTCTCGACCTTCGTCCGCGGCTGGCCGGCTCAGCCCTGAGGCCGCGCCTCATCCGTCGCAGAAACGTCGCAGCGGGTGAGGCCTCGCCCGTGGTCGTCGACGTCCT harbors:
- a CDS encoding right-handed parallel beta-helix repeat-containing protein, producing MRKSSFSTLGILFFLHACGGSGAGTSQGNTTTEGAGAGGGGAAGGGGAGGEAGSGGAGGGGPTSLACEPLPKPAGPTIEVDPSQAGELPGIVAGAASGTTIVLATGTYAIPTSLPFKTPDVTLRSATDKAEDVVIDGAYTVNETIVITASNVTIAHVTVTRAVDHPIHAYPPGAGVDVKGTFLYGLRLIDGGEQFVKVNPIGGQEGYVDEGRIECSSFELTDAGRPHVESCCGGCYTGGIDVHAGWKWTVRNNRFQGIYCESGLAEHAIHFWKGSRDTLVENNVIVDCARGIGFGLGNGGGQRNYPDDPHGDASLAHYDGIIRNNVVYGDIAGFDTGIEIAEAREPRVHHNTVIRGPGASGFFSGIDYRFPVTSVILRNNLTSRITQRDGASGQVDTNLEDVPLSFFVNPGGADFHLTPAATPAIDKGVPLDEAGLDIDAEPHTLGAGPDLGADESKP